In one window of Falco cherrug isolate bFalChe1 chromosome 12, bFalChe1.pri, whole genome shotgun sequence DNA:
- the LMO4 gene encoding LIM domain transcription factor LMO4 — protein MVNPGGSSQPPPVTAGSLSWKRCAGCGGKIADRFLLYAMDSYWHSRCLKCSCCQAQLGDIGTSCYTKSGMILCRNDYIRLFGNSGACSACGQSIPASELVMRAQGNVYHLKCFTCSTCRNRLVPGDRFHYINGSLFCEHDRPTALINGHLNSLQSNPLLPDQKVC, from the exons ATGGTGAACCCCGGCGGCAGCTCGCAGCCGCCCCCGGTGACGGCGGGCTCCCTCTCGTGGAAGAGGTGCGCCGGCTGCGGGGGGAAGATCGCCGACCGCTTCCTGCTGTACGCCATGGACAGCTACTGGCACAGCCGCTGCCTCAagtgctcctgctgccaggcGCAGCTGGGGGACATCGGCACCTCCTGCTACACCAAGAGCGGCATGATCCTCTGCAGAAACGACTACATCAG GTTATTTGGAAATAGTGGTGCTTGCAGTGCCTGTGGACAGTCCATTCCTGCTAGTGAGCTGGTCATGAGAGCACAGGGCAACGTCTATCATCTTAAG tgttttacatGCTCTACCTGCCGGAATCGCCTGGTCCCCGGAGATCGGTTTCACTACATCAATGGCAGTTTATTTTGTGAACATGATAGACCTACAGCTCTCATCAATGGCCATTTGAATTCACTTCAGAGTAATCCACTACTGCCAGACCAGAAG gTCTGCTAA